A genomic stretch from Leptotrichia sp. HSP-536 includes:
- a CDS encoding type II toxin-antitoxin system HicB family antitoxin: MDVFYPVVVTKEDGTYYGCIVDFDKFEDGEINYYATFGDSMEEAVSNLRETLGLYLADFLDVRKKYPEPSKVEDVKLKENQYLYILSVDPVYEVAKVTNALKKKTLTIPVWLDILAQEKNLNFSQILQKALKKELGIE; encoded by the coding sequence ATGGATGTATTTTATCCAGTAGTGGTAACTAAGGAAGACGGGACTTATTATGGTTGTATTGTTGATTTTGATAAGTTTGAAGATGGAGAGATAAATTATTATGCTACATTTGGAGACAGCATGGAGGAGGCTGTTTCAAATTTGAGAGAGACATTGGGTCTGTATTTGGCTGATTTTTTAGATGTGCGAAAAAAATATCCTGAGCCTTCAAAAGTGGAGGATGTGAAACTGAAAGAAAATCAGTATTTGTATATTTTATCTGTTGATCCAGTGTATGAAGTGGCAAAAGTCACAAATGCTCTAAAAAAGAAAACTTTAACAATTCCTGTTTGGCTAGATATATTGGCACAGGAAAAAAATCTGAATTTTTCACAAATTTTACAAAAAGCATTGAAAAAAGAATTAGGTATTGAGTAG
- the tpiA gene encoding triose-phosphate isomerase, with amino-acid sequence MRKVIVAGNWKMNKTAKEAAQFFNELKPLVADVKNAGIVIGAPFTALETATRETAGSNIKIAAENMNAKESGAYTGEVSPLMLKDLGVEYVILGHSERREYYHETDEIINEKVKSALAHDLKPILCIGEKLEEREAGTTNDVVKTQIVGGLKDVTAAEMANVVLAYEPVWAIGTGKTATPEQAQEVHAFIRGLLTDLYGKEVAENVTVQYGGSMNDANAADLIAQTDIDGGLVGGASLIPEKFAVIIKAGDAAAK; translated from the coding sequence ATGAGAAAAGTAATAGTAGCTGGAAACTGGAAAATGAACAAAACTGCAAAAGAGGCTGCACAATTCTTCAATGAATTAAAACCTTTAGTAGCAGATGTGAAAAATGCAGGAATCGTAATCGGAGCACCTTTCACTGCATTAGAAACAGCAACTAGAGAAACTGCAGGAAGCAACATTAAAATCGCTGCTGAAAATATGAACGCTAAAGAAAGCGGAGCATATACTGGAGAAGTTTCACCATTGATGTTAAAAGATTTAGGTGTAGAATATGTAATTTTAGGACACTCTGAAAGAAGAGAATATTACCACGAAACTGATGAAATCATCAATGAAAAAGTAAAATCAGCATTAGCGCACGATTTGAAACCAATCTTATGTATTGGGGAAAAATTGGAAGAAAGAGAAGCTGGAACTACTAATGATGTTGTGAAAACTCAAATTGTTGGTGGATTAAAAGATGTTACAGCCGCTGAAATGGCAAACGTTGTACTTGCATACGAACCAGTATGGGCAATTGGAACAGGTAAAACTGCCACTCCAGAACAAGCTCAAGAAGTTCATGCATTCATTAGAGGATTATTAACTGATTTATATGGAAAAGAAGTTGCAGAAAACGTAACTGTTCAATATGGAGGATCAATGAACGACGCAAATGCAGCTGACTTAATCGCTCAAACAGACATTGACGGTGGATTAGTAGGAGGAGCAAGTTTAATTCCTGAAAAATTCGCTGTAATAATAAAAGCCGGAGATGCAGCAGCTAAATAA
- a CDS encoding DUF4870 domain-containing protein, translated as MGNNISEQKSIAGLRANAAAFIVNLSFFMGLGLLIPIFALILEDKNNFVRAYSKQTLAITVLTLVSFLLNFIIFIGNLAFFIIFILLIIFQIVAAGASILEKEFKIPYIEKIVNLLFAN; from the coding sequence ATGGGTAATAATATCAGTGAGCAAAAATCAATTGCAGGATTACGGGCAAATGCAGCTGCTTTTATAGTAAATCTGAGCTTTTTTATGGGACTTGGCTTATTAATTCCAATTTTTGCATTAATTTTAGAAGATAAAAATAATTTTGTAAGAGCATATTCAAAACAGACTTTGGCAATTACAGTTTTAACTTTAGTGTCATTTTTATTAAATTTTATTATATTTATCGGAAATCTAGCTTTTTTTATAATTTTTATATTATTAATTATTTTTCAAATTGTTGCGGCGGGAGCATCAATTTTAGAAAAAGAATTTAAAATTCCTTATATAGAAAAAATTGTAAATTTATTATTTGCAAATTAA
- a CDS encoding type II toxin-antitoxin system HicA family toxin has product MSYRKIEKRFRKLGGKVVRIRGSHYQWKIPGVKGVVTVQYSKDIPIGTVKNIERQVGIKF; this is encoded by the coding sequence ATGTCATACAGAAAAATCGAAAAAAGATTTAGAAAATTAGGCGGAAAAGTTGTGCGTATAAGAGGTAGTCATTATCAATGGAAAATTCCAGGTGTAAAAGGTGTTGTAACAGTACAATACTCAAAAGATATACCTATCGGAACAGTAAAAAATATTGAAAGACAAGTTGGGATTAAATTCTAA
- the secG gene encoding preprotein translocase subunit SecG — translation MLENLLIIALVILSIIMISVILLQPDRSQGLAKSSANILDEEKEGIEKFTEIVATLFLVVAILFQIVRS, via the coding sequence GTGTTAGAAAATTTATTAATTATAGCTTTAGTAATTTTATCAATCATTATGATAAGCGTAATTTTACTACAGCCAGACAGAAGCCAAGGTTTAGCAAAAAGTTCTGCTAATATTTTGGATGAAGAAAAAGAAGGAATTGAAAAATTTACAGAAATTGTTGCGACATTATTTCTAGTCGTTGCAATTTTATTCCAAATTGTAAGATCGTAA